From a single Paraburkholderia sp. D15 genomic region:
- the coxB gene encoding cytochrome c oxidase subunit II, producing the protein MEILGKEAMKTIKRALMGVLATSGLLFAGAALAVGDVPGGPAVNEINLQPPATKIAEELFSLHMFMLVLCLVIFVGVFGVMFYSIFAHRKSKGHKASNFHESTTVEIIWTIVPFIIVVLMALPATKTVVAMKDTTNADVTIKVTGYQWKWGYDYVKGPGEGISFLSTLATPRAQTDGREPISTTYLQEVDNPLVVPVGKKIRIITTANDVVHSWYVPAFGVKQDAIPGFVRDTWFKAEKTGTFRGFCTELCGKEHAFMPVVVEVLSTDDYAKWVDTQKAKMAAGQDDPNKTYTMAELMERGGKVYASNCAVCHQPTGKGAGAFPALDGSKVANGPIAEHVSIVLKGKAAMPSWAPTLNDVEIASVITFERNSWGNHTGDILQPKQVADARNGKMPEGGNHVADAGAAASGAEAASGAAAASGAASGADAAAAASSDTAAGTQAALPASIYFDTGKSTLPADAKAAVDAAAAYAKAHPDAKFTLSGFTDATGSADVNAKLAKTRAEAVRDALKAAGIAEDHIILKKPETITGGSDAKEARRVQISPAA; encoded by the coding sequence ATGGAAATTTTGGGTAAGGAAGCTATGAAAACAATCAAGCGAGCCCTCATGGGTGTGCTGGCGACGAGCGGTCTGCTTTTCGCCGGTGCGGCCCTGGCAGTGGGCGATGTCCCGGGCGGCCCTGCCGTCAACGAGATCAATCTCCAGCCGCCTGCGACGAAAATCGCTGAGGAGCTTTTCAGCCTCCACATGTTCATGCTGGTTCTTTGCCTGGTGATCTTCGTCGGCGTGTTCGGCGTGATGTTCTATTCGATTTTCGCGCACCGCAAATCGAAAGGTCACAAGGCATCTAATTTCCACGAAAGCACCACGGTCGAAATCATCTGGACGATCGTGCCGTTCATCATCGTCGTGTTGATGGCGCTCCCGGCCACCAAGACCGTCGTTGCGATGAAGGACACCACGAATGCCGACGTCACCATCAAGGTCACCGGCTATCAGTGGAAGTGGGGCTACGACTACGTGAAGGGTCCGGGCGAAGGCATCAGCTTCCTGTCCACGCTGGCTACGCCGCGCGCGCAGACCGATGGCCGCGAACCGATTTCCACCACGTATCTGCAGGAAGTCGACAACCCGCTGGTCGTTCCGGTCGGCAAGAAGATCCGCATCATCACCACCGCGAACGACGTGGTCCACTCCTGGTACGTGCCGGCTTTCGGCGTGAAGCAGGACGCGATTCCGGGTTTCGTGCGCGACACGTGGTTCAAGGCTGAGAAGACCGGCACGTTCCGCGGCTTCTGTACCGAACTTTGCGGCAAGGAACACGCGTTCATGCCGGTCGTGGTCGAGGTGCTCTCCACCGACGACTACGCGAAGTGGGTCGACACGCAAAAAGCGAAAATGGCCGCCGGCCAGGACGATCCGAACAAGACCTACACGATGGCCGAGCTGATGGAGCGCGGCGGCAAGGTGTACGCGTCGAACTGCGCGGTGTGCCACCAGCCGACCGGCAAGGGCGCGGGCGCATTCCCGGCGCTCGACGGCAGCAAGGTCGCCAATGGCCCGATCGCCGAACACGTCAGCATCGTGCTGAAGGGCAAGGCGGCCATGCCTTCCTGGGCGCCGACCTTGAACGACGTCGAAATCGCCTCGGTGATCACGTTCGAACGTAACTCGTGGGGCAACCACACCGGCGATATTCTCCAGCCGAAGCAGGTGGCCGACGCCCGTAACGGCAAAATGCCGGAAGGCGGCAACCACGTAGCCGACGCGGGCGCGGCAGCCAGCGGCGCCGAAGCGGCTTCGGGCGCGGCGGCGGCATCGGGCGCGGCTTCCGGCGCGGACGCGGCGGCAGCAGCTTCTTCCGACACTGCAGCGGGCACGCAAGCCGCGCTGCCGGCCAGCATTTACTTCGACACCGGCAAGAGCACGCTGCCGGCCGACGCGAAAGCGGCGGTCGACGCGGCCGCCGCCTACGCGAAGGCCCACCCGGATGCGAAATTCACGCTGTCGGGCTTCACCGACGCCACCGGTTCCGCCGATGTCAACGCGAAGCTCGCGAAGACTCGCGCGGAAGCCGTGCGCGACGCGCTGAAGGCAGCGGGCATTGCCGAAGACCACATTATTTTAAAGAAGCCGGAAACGATCACGGGCGGCAGCGACGCGAAAGAAGCCCGGCGTGTTCAAATCAGTCCGGCCGCCTG